One window of Posidoniimonas polymericola genomic DNA carries:
- a CDS encoding efflux RND transporter periplasmic adaptor subunit, translating into MPLAILAGGWFGYVRLSVETVKEQPEAEEKRTLRTRVASVEPTSYPIAVETNAVVQSHNQVVLAAEVAGAVTRVSPKFEVGAYFSEGDILVEIDPRNYASARAIAKSRLQAAKSALDLAKLDEKRKLRLIERNAVSGAEVDVASATREQAEADVELAQAELERTELDLKRTKVAAPFDGRVRTKNIGLGQMANANTPLGEIFAIDFAEVRLPISAQQRRFLELPEVEGDPAVRVVLRDAISRSVETTWPARIVRTEGVLDADSRDMFAIARVDDPFGLESGLPPLRIGQPVVASIDGVVLRDVVALPRAAVRQLDKIVLVKQDGQTLLPMTIEPVWSDAQHVVVTASAIPDGTWLATTPMIYTPEGTVVEVIEDQASPMAVAESCSPAKEERSTN; encoded by the coding sequence TTGCCGCTCGCCATCCTGGCGGGCGGCTGGTTTGGGTATGTGCGGCTATCGGTTGAAACGGTCAAAGAGCAGCCCGAGGCCGAGGAGAAGCGGACCCTCCGCACCCGCGTGGCGTCGGTGGAGCCTACCAGCTACCCGATCGCGGTCGAAACCAACGCGGTCGTGCAGTCGCACAACCAGGTGGTGCTGGCTGCAGAGGTCGCCGGGGCGGTTACGCGAGTGAGCCCCAAATTCGAGGTGGGCGCCTACTTCTCAGAGGGCGATATCTTGGTGGAGATCGATCCCCGGAACTACGCCTCGGCGCGGGCCATCGCCAAGAGTCGGCTCCAGGCGGCCAAGTCCGCGCTGGATCTCGCCAAACTCGACGAGAAGCGGAAGCTGCGACTGATAGAACGCAACGCCGTGTCGGGCGCCGAGGTGGACGTCGCCTCCGCCACCCGCGAGCAGGCCGAGGCCGACGTCGAGCTCGCGCAGGCGGAGCTCGAGCGGACGGAGCTCGATCTGAAACGAACCAAGGTGGCCGCGCCGTTCGACGGGCGTGTGCGAACCAAGAACATCGGACTGGGGCAGATGGCCAACGCCAACACCCCGCTCGGCGAGATCTTCGCAATCGACTTCGCCGAGGTGCGCCTGCCGATCTCCGCCCAGCAGCGGCGGTTTCTCGAGCTTCCTGAGGTCGAGGGTGACCCCGCGGTGAGGGTGGTGCTGCGGGACGCCATCAGCCGGTCTGTCGAGACAACCTGGCCGGCCCGGATCGTGCGTACCGAGGGGGTTCTGGACGCGGACTCGCGGGACATGTTCGCGATAGCGCGGGTCGACGACCCGTTCGGCCTGGAGTCGGGCCTGCCGCCGCTGCGGATTGGTCAGCCGGTGGTCGCGTCGATCGACGGGGTCGTGCTGCGGGACGTAGTAGCGCTGCCGCGTGCGGCCGTGCGGCAACTCGACAAGATTGTGCTGGTCAAGCAAGACGGGCAGACGCTGCTGCCGATGACGATCGAGCCCGTGTGGTCCGACGCCCAGCACGTTGTGGTGACGGCGTCGGCGATCCCCGACGGCACCTGGTTGGCCACCACTCCCATGATTTACACGCCGGAAGGGACGGTCGTCGAGGTGATCGAGGACCAGGCGTCGCCGATGGCGGTGGCCGAGTCTTGCTCGCCGGCCAAAGAAGAGCGGTCGACCAACTAA
- a CDS encoding efflux transporter outer membrane subunit — protein sequence MLRLAACVSLAGCTSPRQYWANHCKVGPEYCTPCVEVAPDWIDADDKRVLHDPAELAAWWTTFNDPVLNNLIAEAYSQNLTLREAGARVLEARRLRAIAVGQYFPQQQSLSGSYSYNKSTGTGPGSRFSNWSDSFSLAWELDFWGRYRRAITAADADLDASIYDYGDVAVTLIADVAATYVDIRTTQARLELVRRNVDNQQRTYDIVEARFEEQDVSQIDVQQAKSSVAQTQSFVPQLESALRLSQNQLCVLLGVPPEDLTELLGKGEIPDVPQQIAVGIPAQTLLRRPDVRRAERQLAAQSELIGIAESDLYPHITLSGNAGVSSRRIDQLFTEGAFFASIGPSFRWDLLNYGRIVNNVGVQEARFLQLLAAYRQSVLLANLEAENAINLFLRSQERLDFQLQAAKAADETNQLILFSLEEGQVDYNRVFNVQNFKTQQEESAAVAKGQVAQNLIEIYRSLGGGWPMRPSSAVTTTGSLDADDTGEQDSDAEPLPVPDNNPLDADASELELPDSVDIRLLPRDADAPLVYPSEL from the coding sequence GTGCTCCGCCTGGCGGCCTGCGTCTCGCTGGCGGGCTGCACCAGCCCACGACAGTACTGGGCCAACCACTGCAAGGTTGGACCGGAGTACTGCACGCCTTGTGTGGAGGTCGCCCCCGACTGGATCGACGCCGACGACAAGCGGGTGCTCCACGACCCGGCCGAGCTCGCCGCCTGGTGGACCACGTTCAACGACCCGGTGCTCAACAATCTGATCGCCGAGGCCTACAGCCAGAATCTTACGCTCCGCGAGGCGGGCGCCCGCGTGCTGGAGGCCCGCCGCCTGCGGGCGATCGCGGTCGGCCAATACTTCCCGCAGCAGCAGTCGCTGTCGGGCAGCTACTCGTACAACAAGTCGACCGGCACGGGCCCGGGCAGCCGGTTCAGCAACTGGAGCGACTCGTTCAGTCTCGCCTGGGAGCTCGACTTCTGGGGCCGCTACCGCCGCGCCATCACCGCCGCCGACGCCGACCTGGACGCGTCAATCTACGACTACGGCGATGTTGCGGTGACGCTGATCGCCGACGTCGCGGCAACCTACGTCGACATCCGCACCACCCAGGCCCGACTGGAGCTGGTCCGACGCAACGTGGACAACCAGCAGCGGACCTACGACATAGTCGAGGCGCGCTTCGAAGAACAAGACGTCAGCCAGATTGACGTGCAGCAGGCCAAGAGCAGCGTCGCGCAGACCCAGTCGTTCGTGCCGCAGCTCGAGTCGGCTCTGCGGCTATCGCAGAATCAGCTCTGCGTGCTGCTAGGCGTGCCGCCCGAGGACCTCACCGAGCTACTGGGCAAGGGCGAGATCCCCGACGTGCCCCAACAGATCGCCGTCGGCATCCCCGCGCAGACCCTGCTCCGCCGCCCCGATGTCCGCCGCGCCGAACGGCAGCTTGCCGCCCAGAGCGAGCTGATCGGTATCGCCGAGTCCGACCTCTACCCGCACATCACACTATCCGGCAACGCGGGAGTGAGCTCCCGGCGGATCGACCAGCTGTTCACCGAGGGCGCGTTCTTCGCGTCGATCGGCCCGTCGTTCCGGTGGGACCTGCTGAACTACGGCCGGATCGTCAACAACGTTGGCGTACAGGAGGCCCGGTTCCTCCAGCTGCTGGCGGCGTACCGCCAATCGGTGCTCCTGGCGAACCTCGAGGCCGAGAACGCCATCAACCTGTTCCTCCGTTCGCAGGAGCGGCTCGACTTCCAGCTTCAAGCCGCCAAGGCCGCCGACGAGACCAACCAGCTGATTCTCTTCTCGCTCGAGGAGGGGCAGGTCGACTACAACCGCGTGTTCAACGTTCAAAACTTCAAGACTCAACAGGAGGAGTCGGCGGCGGTGGCCAAGGGGCAAGTCGCGCAGAACCTGATCGAGATCTACCGGTCGCTCGGCGGCGGCTGGCCGATGCGGCCATCCTCCGCGGTCACGACAACCGGCTCTCTTGACGCCGACGACACGGGAGAGCAAGACTCGGACGCCGAGCCGCTGCCCGTTCCCGACAACAACCCGCTCGATGCCGACGCGTCCGAACTCGAGCTGCCCGACTCGGTTGATATTCGCCTGCTGCCGCGGGACGCAGACGCTCCGCTCGTCTACCCTAGCGAGCTCTGA